A region of Paenimyroides aestuarii DNA encodes the following proteins:
- the gyrA gene encoding DNA gyrase subunit A, with translation MSEGEKLIPINIEEEMKSAYIDYSMSVIVSRALPDVRDGLKPVHRRVLFGMYELGVTATKAHKKSARIVGEVLGKYHPHGDSSVYDAMVRMAQEWSMRYLLVDGQGNFGSVDGDSPAAMRYTEARMKKISEEILADIDKETVDFQLNFDDTLEEPKVMPTKIPTLLINGASGIAVGMATNMAPHNLTEVINGTLAYIENNEIEIDELLQHVKAPDFPTGGIIYGYEGVKEAYKTGRGRVVMRAKANFEEIDGRECIVVSEIPYQVNKAEMIKKTAELVNDKKIEGISTIRDESDRKGMRIVYVLKREAVPNIVMNMLYKYTQLQSSFSINNIALVNGRPQLLNLKELIHYFVEHRHDVVTRRAEYELRKAQERAHILEGLIIASDNIDEVIQIIRSSKNADEARERLIERFSLSEIQARAIVEMRLRQLTGLEQEKLRAEFDEIMKLIAHLQELLASKELRMNLIKEELTEIRDKYGDARRSHIEYAGGEMNIEDLIADEQVVITISHAGYIKRTPLSEYKTQNRGGVGQKSAGTRDQDFLEHMYVATNHQYMLFFTQKGKCFWLRVYEIPEGSKQAKGRAIQNLINIENDDKVKAFICTQDLRDEEYTSNHYIVMCTKQGQVKKTSLEQYSRPRQNGINAITIKEGDELLEAKLTDGNSKVLVAAKNGKMVRFDESKTRPMGRTASGVRGIKLADEQDEVIGLVTVSDLESEILVVSENGYGKRSSLDAYRETNRGGKGVKAMNITDKTGALISINSVTDNDDLMIINKSGLTIRLRVSDLRVMGRNTQGVRLINIKGNDSIAAVAKVMRDEDEEDEMDDELKKDLLAVDENDILEDVVDEVEEEEDDDNVEDEEDTNEE, from the coding sequence TGGCGATTCATCGGTTTACGATGCCATGGTACGTATGGCGCAAGAATGGAGCATGCGTTATTTATTGGTTGATGGACAAGGAAACTTTGGATCGGTAGATGGCGACAGCCCTGCAGCGATGCGTTATACCGAAGCCCGAATGAAAAAAATTTCAGAAGAAATTTTAGCCGATATCGACAAAGAAACGGTTGATTTTCAGTTGAATTTCGATGATACTTTAGAAGAACCTAAAGTAATGCCTACCAAAATCCCTACCTTGTTAATAAACGGAGCATCGGGAATTGCAGTAGGTATGGCTACAAATATGGCACCACATAACCTTACAGAAGTTATCAATGGTACATTAGCATATATTGAAAACAACGAAATTGAAATTGACGAATTACTGCAGCATGTAAAAGCGCCCGATTTTCCAACCGGTGGTATCATTTACGGATACGAAGGTGTAAAAGAAGCTTATAAAACCGGACGTGGACGTGTGGTGATGCGTGCGAAAGCTAATTTTGAAGAAATAGACGGTAGAGAGTGCATCGTGGTTTCTGAGATTCCTTATCAAGTGAACAAAGCCGAAATGATTAAAAAAACGGCAGAACTTGTTAACGATAAAAAAATCGAAGGAATATCTACCATTCGCGATGAATCAGACCGTAAAGGTATGCGCATTGTGTATGTGTTGAAGCGCGAAGCTGTTCCAAACATTGTAATGAACATGTTGTATAAATATACACAATTACAATCATCGTTCAGTATCAATAACATTGCTTTGGTTAATGGTCGTCCGCAACTATTAAATCTAAAAGAATTAATTCATTACTTTGTTGAGCACCGTCACGATGTAGTTACACGCCGTGCGGAATACGAATTAAGAAAAGCGCAAGAACGCGCACATATTTTAGAAGGATTAATTATTGCTTCGGATAATATTGATGAAGTGATACAAATTATCCGTAGTTCTAAAAATGCCGATGAAGCACGTGAACGTTTAATTGAGCGTTTCTCTTTATCGGAAATTCAAGCTCGTGCCATTGTAGAAATGCGTTTACGCCAATTAACAGGTCTTGAGCAAGAAAAACTTCGTGCAGAGTTTGATGAAATAATGAAGTTAATTGCTCATTTACAAGAATTATTGGCAAGCAAAGAATTGCGAATGAACTTGATTAAAGAAGAGTTAACCGAAATTCGAGATAAATACGGCGATGCCCGCAGATCACATATCGAATATGCCGGTGGCGAAATGAATATTGAAGATTTAATTGCCGATGAGCAAGTGGTAATCACTATTTCGCATGCAGGTTATATCAAACGTACACCTTTAAGCGAATATAAAACACAAAACCGTGGTGGTGTTGGTCAAAAATCAGCAGGAACCCGCGATCAAGATTTCTTAGAACACATGTATGTGGCAACAAACCACCAATATATGTTGTTCTTTACCCAAAAAGGAAAATGTTTCTGGCTGCGCGTTTACGAAATTCCTGAGGGAAGCAAACAAGCAAAAGGTCGTGCAATTCAAAACTTAATCAATATTGAAAACGACGATAAAGTAAAAGCTTTTATTTGTACCCAAGATCTGCGTGACGAAGAATACACAAGCAATCACTATATTGTAATGTGTACAAAACAAGGTCAGGTTAAGAAAACATCACTTGAGCAATATTCTCGTCCACGCCAAAATGGTATCAATGCCATTACAATTAAAGAGGGCGACGAATTGTTAGAAGCAAAATTAACCGATGGAAATTCTAAAGTATTGGTTGCTGCCAAAAATGGTAAAATGGTTCGTTTTGATGAATCAAAAACCCGCCCAATGGGTAGAACAGCATCTGGTGTACGTGGTATTAAATTGGCCGATGAACAAGATGAGGTAATTGGTTTGGTAACGGTATCCGATTTAGAATCAGAAATTTTGGTTGTTTCAGAAAACGGTTACGGTAAACGTTCGTCTTTAGATGCATACCGCGAAACAAACCGTGGTGGTAAAGGTGTGAAAGCAATGAACATTACTGATAAAACTGGTGCATTGATTTCCATTAATTCGGTTACAGATAACGATGATTTAATGATTATCAACAAATCCGGATTAACCATTCGCCTGCGTGTTTCTGATTTACGCGTTATGGGTCGTAATACACAAGGTGTACGTTTAATCAACATTAAAGGGAACGATTCAATTGCAGCGGTTGCAAAAGTAATGCGCGATGAAGACGAAGAAGATGAAATGGATGATGAATTGAAAAAAGATCTTTTAGCGGTTGATGAAAACGACATTTTAGAAGATGTGGTTGATGAGGTTGAAGAAGAAGAAGATGACGATAATGTAGAAGACGAAGAAGATACAAATGAAGAATAA
- a CDS encoding tetratricopeptide repeat protein, whose protein sequence is MKNKLMIMSMFLLACSSSFAQKNELKELEKLIKKNNTTETTALLATVEKLLPNATEDQKAAYYYFKAQNELNLAKSGVDFNENRSKAIESINQLIKFENETKSKKYTLEIMPIKNALLADLVNEAVENNRNKNYKKSSRLFEQAYHLNTTDTIYLYNAANDAVNAKDFDYAETKLKELIKLDFNGASKTFVATSQVNGKVESFGTDEKARDMAVRNGSHSKPETIVNKSAKASIYNNLAQILLNKENYSEGESYALKAYELDKDNINNLLNVLYVFYNTNRIYKYEEYALKGLERFPENENLLFNLAVIKLKDGETEKAVDFLNRILKLNKNHFEALKTLGNIELQKDAEVTNKINALPNTASSNKKREELMNEKKQVYTNTLAFYKKAQAVNPKDESLNELIKQIQDFLNTNN, encoded by the coding sequence ATGAAGAATAAATTAATGATAATGAGCATGTTTTTATTAGCATGCTCTTCTTCTTTTGCTCAAAAAAATGAGTTAAAAGAACTGGAAAAACTAATCAAAAAAAATAACACTACCGAAACGACAGCTTTACTTGCTACTGTTGAAAAATTATTGCCCAATGCCACAGAAGATCAAAAGGCAGCTTATTATTATTTCAAAGCACAAAATGAATTAAATTTGGCAAAAAGTGGTGTTGATTTTAATGAAAATCGCAGCAAAGCAATTGAATCAATCAATCAATTAATCAAGTTTGAAAACGAAACCAAAAGCAAAAAGTACACTTTAGAAATAATGCCTATAAAGAATGCATTATTGGCAGATTTAGTGAACGAAGCAGTAGAAAATAATCGCAATAAGAATTATAAAAAATCAAGCAGATTATTTGAACAAGCATACCATTTGAATACAACGGATACCATTTATTTATACAATGCTGCAAACGATGCAGTAAACGCAAAAGATTTTGATTATGCCGAAACCAAATTAAAAGAATTGATTAAGTTGGATTTCAATGGTGCATCTAAAACTTTTGTGGCCACTTCGCAAGTAAACGGCAAAGTAGAATCGTTTGGAACCGATGAAAAAGCACGCGATATGGCTGTGAGAAATGGTTCGCATTCTAAGCCCGAAACTATCGTAAACAAAAGCGCAAAAGCAAGTATTTATAATAACTTGGCGCAAATTTTGTTGAATAAAGAAAACTATTCAGAAGGAGAAAGTTATGCTTTAAAAGCGTATGAGCTAGACAAAGACAATATAAATAATTTGCTGAATGTTTTATATGTTTTTTATAACACAAACCGCATTTATAAATATGAAGAATATGCTTTAAAAGGTTTAGAGCGATTTCCCGAAAACGAAAATCTGCTTTTTAATCTAGCAGTTATCAAGTTAAAAGACGGCGAAACCGAAAAGGCTGTTGACTTTTTGAATAGAATTTTGAAACTAAACAAAAATCATTTTGAAGCATTGAAAACCTTAGGAAATATTGAGCTTCAGAAAGATGCAGAGGTTACCAATAAAATCAATGCCTTACCCAATACTGCTTCTTCCAACAAAAAAAGGGAAGAATTAATGAACGAAAAAAAACAAGTTTATACAAACACTCTAGCCTTCTACAAAAAGGCGCAAGCAGTGAACCCCAAAGATGAAAGTTTAAACGAATTGATTAAACAAATTCAAGACTTTTTAAATACGAATAATTAA